DNA from Parageobacillus thermoglucosidasius:
TTCCACGATATAAGACGCGTATGCCGCTGTGAAAATATCTTCACGGGTCGCCCGCATTGAATCAATAATATCGCCTTGCTGCAAAACACCGACACCGCGGCTTCTTTGAATTAAGTAGTAACCGTATGTAAACAGTTGGGTAACGGCAGAAAGGCGGCTGCTCGGCTTTTTTGCTCCGCGCGCCATCGCAGCCACCTTTCCCCATTCCCTCGTAAAGAATGTGACGATTTTATTGGTTTCGCCATAATCAGTTGCGCGAATAACAATCGCTTCACATTTTTCAAACAATCGCATCACCACCGACCATCAAACGCTGATCAAAACACAGGTTGATCGACTTCTTTTCGTTCCGTCACTTGTTCGTCGCTACTAGGTTGTTGTTCTCTTTCCAGCTCTTTGAAAAGAAGATATGTGTCGATGTTGCCGGTCTGACTGAACAGCTTCCATGTAAATTCAATCATGGAACCACACCTCTTTCCGCCTGCAGCGTTGCTTATTTTCCCGTCTAGATATAGATTGACCCCGCCGTGAAACGTTTATGTGGTATAAAATTTTCTAATTAATACTCTTCTTCTCTAAACCCAAAATCACGCAACTGTGCCAGCCGGTTGCGCCAATCTTTTTGCACTTTCACCCATAATTCCAAAAATACTCTCGAGCCAAGAAGCGCTTCGATATCGACACGCGCCCGCTGGCCGATCTCTTTTAACATTCGGCCTTGTTTTCCGATAATGATCCCTTTTTGCGAATCCCGCTCCACAATAATGACGGCACCGACATACACTGTGTCGCTGTCTTCACGCCGCTCAATCGTTTCCACCACGACGGCAATGGAATGCGGGACTTCTTCGCGCGTCAAATGAAGCGCTTTCTCGCGAATTAACTCCGCAATGATAAACCGTTCCGGATGGTCAGTCACTTGATCAGGCGGATAATATTGCGGACCTTCCGGTAAATATTTTTTGATTTGTTCCACCAATGTTTCGATATTGTTCCCTTGCAGCGCAGAAATCGGGATGATTTCCGCAAACGGGTAAAGTTCTTTATACCTGTCAATCAACGGCAATAAATCGTTCGGATGAACAAGATCGATTTTATTGATGACTAAAAACACCGGCGTATTTACTTCTTTCAGCCGTTCAATAATATACGCGTCACCGCGCCCAAATCCTTCTTCGGCGTTAATCATAAATAAAATAAGATCGACTTCTTTTAACGCGTTTAGCGCCACTTTCATCATAAAATCGCCAAGCTTATGTTTCGGCTTATGCATTCCTGGCGTATCGATAAAGATGATTTGCGCGTCATCTGTTGTGTAAACACCTTGAATTTTATTGCGCGTCGTTTGCGGCTTATCGCTCATAATCGCGATTTTTTGGCCAATGACGCGGTTTAAAAATGTTGATTTTCCAACGTTTGGTCTGCCAACAATGGAAACGAATCCTGATTTGTATCCTTCCTTATTCATGCAAATCCTCCGCTGAAAATGCTTTTGGTAATAGTTCTTTCACTGTTAGTTCAGCAATATCACCGTTTAAATTTGCCAATATTATTTTCATATCACTTGGACACAGCTCAAAAATGACCTGGCGGCATGCACCGCAAGGCGGTACCGGGCGGGGCGTGTCAGCGATCACAGCAAGTGCGGCAAATTCTTTATCCCCTTCCGAATACGCCTTAAAAAGCGCCGTCCGTTCCGCGCAATTACACATGCTGTAAGCGGCGTTTTCAATATTGCAGCCGCGGTACACTTTCCCGTCTTTTGTTAATAAAGCAGCGCCAACTTTAAATTGCGAATAAGGGGCATAAGCGTATTCTCTCGCTTTTTTCGCCTCTTCGATCAGTTCATTTGTTTTCAACGTTTTTCTTCCTTTCTCGCCAGAGGTGCAATAAGCCCCCCCTTTTTTATTTTACAAAAAATCTTTGTAAATTTCATCTTTCTTCTTTAAAATATGACAGAAAAATAAGAATTTTTTTTGCTTATTTGTTACAGGAGATATGGCAAAAAGATAATGATTCCAACAACAACCGCAACCACTGCAGCGATCAAGACGGCGCCTGCGGCGATATCTTTCGCCGCTTTTGCTAAAGGATGAAAATCTGTCGTCACTAAATCAACAGCACGTTCAATCGCCGTATTTACTAGTTCCAGCGTAATGACACTTCCGATCGTCAGCAAAAGAATAAGCCATTCCAGCTTGGAAATGTGAAGGATTGCCGCGACAACCAGCGCGATAACAGCCAATGCGATATGGATGCGCATATGCGTTTCTTCTCTCACCGCTGCGACAATTCCCGCCCATGCGCAAGCAAATCGTTTTCTTTCCTTTCTCCAATCCATATTTTATCTCGTCAGCCCATATTGTTCTAGAATATCTTTTTGTTTGGAAAACATGATTTTTTCTTCTTCTTCTGTTTTATGATCATATCCTAGCAAATGCAAAAAACCGTGCACTGCCAAAAAGCCAAGCTCGCGCATAAACGAATGTCCATACTCTTCCGCTTGTTCTTTCGCCTTTGGAATCGAAATAATAATATCGCCAAGCAACAGAGGGGCGTCCGCACCGACAATTTCGATCTCTCCCTCTCCCTTTTCCTCAAGAGCGAAAGAGATGACATCTGTCGGTTGGTCTTTGCCCCGATAGTCGCGATTGATGATGCGGATTCGCTCATTATCCACAAAAGAAACGCCTACTTCCGCTCCATCCGGAACATGTTCGGTTTCTGCCGCATAGTTAAGCAGCCGTTCGATCATCTCCATTTGTTCTTTTGTCACTTCATTTGTCTCATCGATAAAGTCAATGTTGAGAATCATGCGTGCCTCACCTTTTCTTTTCGAATCTCTGGATATTCAATCCGCGAATGGAAAACGCCATTTAACGTTTCACAAAGCGATGTCGCCACCGTTTCCAGCTCTTTTAACGTGATATCACACTCGTTCAATTGATTATCTTGCAACCGTTCGGCAATAATGCCGCGGACAATTTTTTCAATTTTCTCCTGAGACGGATTCGAAAGCGACCGCACCACCGCTTCCACGCTATCAGCGATGCTAACGATCGCTGCCTCTTTCGTTTGCGGCTTTGGCCCTGGATAGCGGAATTCTTCCTCAGGCACATAGTCCATCTGCCCAAGCGCTTTATGATAAAAATATTTCAGCAATGTCGTGCCATGATGCTGCTCAGCAATGTCGATAATTTCTTTCGGCATGCGATGCTTTTTTAAAATAGCAACCCCATCAGATACGTGAGCAAGAATAATATTTTTGCTTAACTGCGGCGATAAGTGGTCATGTGGATTGCTGCCTATTTGATTTTCAATAAAATAGCGGGGGCGCTTTGTTTTCCCGATATCATGGTAATAGCAAGCAACGCGCGCTAATAAACCGTTGGCGCCAATCGCTTCGCAAGCAGCCTCTGCTAAATTGGCCACCATGATGCTGTGATGGTATGTTCCGGGAGCTTCCGTTAAAATTTTACGAAGCAATGGATGGTTCGGATTCGATAATTCAATTAATTTCATCGATGACAAAATGCCAAAGCTCGCTTCCAAAACCGGCAAAAGCCCGATTGTCAAAATCGCTGAAAAAATGCCGGAAGCAACTGCCATCAGCAAAAACATGCCAGTTTCTGCTAACGAATAATGCCCGTTTTTCAGCAAGTTTAACGCGAGCATAACAACAACGTTAATGAAAGCGACAAATACCCCTGCCTGCCAGATTTTTGCTTTTCGCAGCTGCTTATGTAAAAAGAAACTTCCCGCCAGTCCGCTTGTTACTAAATAAACTGCCAACGAAACTTGCATCGTGCCATTCGTGCCAAATTCCTCGTTAAACATTAAGCTGCCGCATACAGCAAAAAGAATGCTTGTAATAATCGCCATCCGTTCCCCGATGAAAATACGGACGAGCATGGTGCCGAAAGCAACCGGCACAAGATAGCCGGCGGAAAACGCATCGCTCTCCGGGATGAGGCGAAGCAGTTCCATCACAAGGATCATGATCGTAAAAATGGTCGCATATACAAACAAGTTCATGTTCGTTTTCTCTCGCCCAAAGTAGTAAACAACAGGCGATAACAATAATAACACGAAAAGAAAAAGACCGATAAGCGGCTGAAAAGAACGCTCGTTTTCCAACAAGCCGACAAGCTGAAGCTGACGATAAATTTCATTAGTAATAAATTGCCCCTCTTCAACGATAATTTGCCCTTGCAAAATTTTTACCGGTTTTACTTCATCCATCGCCTGTCTCCGTTTTTCTTCCGTCGCGGCGCGATCGTAAATCACATTCGGAATGATCGCTTGCTTCGTCAACTTGATAACAATTTTTTCTAACGACGGCGGAAGAATGATATACTTCAGTTCATCTTGCACTTTTGCCCTTGCCTTCTCCAATTCTGATTTCGTGATGCGCTCGGCCATAATAGAATGAACAGACGTTACCGCCGCTTCTTTCGCTGTGTTTATATCTTCTGGATCAGCTTGAAGCAGCTTTTCCCATTCGCTTTCGGACAAATAGGAAAACCATTCCTGCGGCAACCGCTCCTTCAGCTTATCGACCATTTCCGCTTGTTCCTTATTTTTTCCTTTGGCTTCATCCTGAATTTCAACGATGGTAGTAAATAGCGATGAAATTAAATCGACGCGGTTTTCCGCATATTCCTTTTTTAACGTGTAAACATCCGCCACTTTATTGGCGGCTTCTTTTTTAAGTTTTTCTGTCGTTTCCTTGTCTTCAATGGTAATCGGGGAGCGAATCGTTTCTGTCGCAATATCAAATAAGCGCAATTCATACTGGCGCGGTTTTACTTGAACATATAACGCCGCGAATAAAAACAGGCCTAAAAACAAAAACAAAAGATAACGGACGAAACGGACGTGATTAATACGTTCTAGAAAAAAGCGAATCCTCTCCAACAGTTTTCCCCTCGCTTTAAAGAAAAGACCCTTTCAAAAAGCGGGTCTTCTCTACATGCCAGCCTCTTCGTATGCTTGAATAATTTTCGCCACGAGCGGATGGCGCACGACATCCGTTTGTTCTAAAAAAACAAAGGAAACGCCACTGACCGCCCCTAATATTTCTTTTGCCACAGCAAGTCCCGATTTCACTCCTTTTGGCAAATCGACTTGCGAAATATCACCGGTAATGACCATTTTCGAACCAAAGCCTAATCTTGTTAAAAACATTTTCATCTGTGCCGGTGTCGTATTTTGCGCTTCATCTAAAATGACGAAAGCATCTTCAAGCGTTCTCCCCCGCATATACGCCAGCGGCGCAATTTCGATCGTCCCTCTCTCAATTAACCGCTGCGTATGGTCCACTCCCAATACATCGTGCAGCGCATCGTAAAGAGGACGCAAGTAAGGGTCGACTTTCTCTTTTAAATCTCCCGGCAAAAATCCTAAACTTTCTCCTGCTTCCACTGCCGGGCGGGTCAAAATAATGCGCTTCACCTGCCCGCTTTTCAAGGCGCGGACCGCCATCACCACCGCCAAATACGTTTTTCCTGTGCCGGCAGGCCCAATTCCGAAAACAAGGTCATGCTGTTTAATAGCTGTGACATAATGGCGCTGCCCCAATGTTTTTACGCGTATCGATTTTCCTTT
Protein-coding regions in this window:
- the era gene encoding GTPase Era, with amino-acid sequence MNKEGYKSGFVSIVGRPNVGKSTFLNRVIGQKIAIMSDKPQTTRNKIQGVYTTDDAQIIFIDTPGMHKPKHKLGDFMMKVALNALKEVDLILFMINAEEGFGRGDAYIIERLKEVNTPVFLVINKIDLVHPNDLLPLIDRYKELYPFAEIIPISALQGNNIETLVEQIKKYLPEGPQYYPPDQVTDHPERFIIAELIREKALHLTREEVPHSIAVVVETIERREDSDTVYVGAVIIVERDSQKGIIIGKQGRMLKEIGQRARVDIEALLGSRVFLELWVKVQKDWRNRLAQLRDFGFREEEY
- a CDS encoding cytidine deaminase, with the translated sequence MKTNELIEEAKKAREYAYAPYSQFKVGAALLTKDGKVYRGCNIENAAYSMCNCAERTALFKAYSEGDKEFAALAVIADTPRPVPPCGACRQVIFELCPSDMKIILANLNGDIAELTVKELLPKAFSAEDLHE
- a CDS encoding YqzL family protein → MIEFTWKLFSQTGNIDTYLLFKELEREQQPSSDEQVTERKEVDQPVF
- the ybeY gene encoding rRNA maturation RNase YbeY, whose amino-acid sequence is MILNIDFIDETNEVTKEQMEMIERLLNYAAETEHVPDGAEVGVSFVDNERIRIINRDYRGKDQPTDVISFALEEKGEGEIEIVGADAPLLLGDIIISIPKAKEQAEEYGHSFMRELGFLAVHGFLHLLGYDHKTEEEEKIMFSKQKDILEQYGLTR
- a CDS encoding PhoH family protein; this encodes MSEEFVTISQQLENANEAIALFGIHDAHLKRMEQELGVSIVTRGESVSVSGTPSQVQLVDDLLRHLLILIRKGIAISERDVIYAIQLAKQGTLDYLISLYEEEITKNAKGKSIRVKTLGQRHYVTAIKQHDLVFGIGPAGTGKTYLAVVMAVRALKSGQVKRIILTRPAVEAGESLGFLPGDLKEKVDPYLRPLYDALHDVLGVDHTQRLIERGTIEIAPLAYMRGRTLEDAFVILDEAQNTTPAQMKMFLTRLGFGSKMVITGDISQVDLPKGVKSGLAVAKEILGAVSGVSFVFLEQTDVVRHPLVAKIIQAYEEAGM
- a CDS encoding diacylglycerol kinase family protein translates to MDWRKERKRFACAWAGIVAAVREETHMRIHIALAVIALVVAAILHISKLEWLILLLTIGSVITLELVNTAIERAVDLVTTDFHPLAKAAKDIAAGAVLIAAVVAVVVGIIIFLPYLL
- a CDS encoding HD family phosphohydrolase, with the translated sequence MERIRFFLERINHVRFVRYLLFLFLGLFLFAALYVQVKPRQYELRLFDIATETIRSPITIEDKETTEKLKKEAANKVADVYTLKKEYAENRVDLISSLFTTIVEIQDEAKGKNKEQAEMVDKLKERLPQEWFSYLSESEWEKLLQADPEDINTAKEAAVTSVHSIMAERITKSELEKARAKVQDELKYIILPPSLEKIVIKLTKQAIIPNVIYDRAATEEKRRQAMDEVKPVKILQGQIIVEEGQFITNEIYRQLQLVGLLENERSFQPLIGLFLFVLLLLSPVVYYFGREKTNMNLFVYATIFTIMILVMELLRLIPESDAFSAGYLVPVAFGTMLVRIFIGERMAIITSILFAVCGSLMFNEEFGTNGTMQVSLAVYLVTSGLAGSFFLHKQLRKAKIWQAGVFVAFINVVVMLALNLLKNGHYSLAETGMFLLMAVASGIFSAILTIGLLPVLEASFGILSSMKLIELSNPNHPLLRKILTEAPGTYHHSIMVANLAEAACEAIGANGLLARVACYYHDIGKTKRPRYFIENQIGSNPHDHLSPQLSKNIILAHVSDGVAILKKHRMPKEIIDIAEQHHGTTLLKYFYHKALGQMDYVPEEEFRYPGPKPQTKEAAIVSIADSVEAVVRSLSNPSQEKIEKIVRGIIAERLQDNQLNECDITLKELETVATSLCETLNGVFHSRIEYPEIRKEKVRHA